ATGTAATCTCCTGGGCACTTGATCAATCTAAAAAACAGATTtgcttagagaaataaaaaatgcagttACGTGCATCATTGACTCTTACTTAAAAATACAAGTAGTAATGGATGAAGAGGAGAAATACAGTCATATTAAGTAAGATTGTAATTGGCAACTTTAGTTAAAGATGTTCTACTGGACCTGTTCGATATGACGGATCTTATTGGccaactttggaaaacagtttgacaattTCTTACAAACATACACATACCATAAAAGACCCAGCAGttaacaagaaaaaggaaaacaatatttgCTTGAGTGTTCAGTGTTGTTCATAATAGTGCCAATCACTGAACccatttacatttattcataATAGTGAAAGGAATAAAAGTCCTTCCAGgactaaaagaatgaaaatcagctcagactgaaaaagaaaaaagcaatccTGCTATGTATCAGGCTGAGAAGACAGATGTACATAAAGCCACCTACAGAGTTGAGAGGGAATGTTTCTCCCAAGCTTGTGGAGTAGCAATAAGCTAGAAGCCACAGCTGACTCCCCAGGCTGCCCCACTTTGCACTGCTTATCCTTTATGGGGATATTTGGTTGCTAAATGGCCCCACTCAAAATCCTATAGCATCCTATTCATAACTGATCTCTACCTCTCTGAGATTCTCCTCAGAATCTTTATGAGTCTCTCTCCTCCTTATCCTCTCCTCCCTTGCCCCGGGCATTCCCCAGCTCCTCCTAgggccttcctttcctggtcaGGCAACTGATTTTGATAGACTACACGCTTGTCCTGGCCAGTTTAGCTAATTAGGCTTTAACAGTAGcttcaaaaaactggaaacagtgtTCACCAGTAGGTGAGTGAATAAGcaaatttatattataatcagGCAATGGAATACAACTCGGCAATAAAAGAATAGACTACTGATATATACAACCATGAGGATCAATCTCAGAAgccttaaaatgaataaaagaagcaAGACAAAAGTACATACTgtgttattccatttatatgactcTAGAAGAAGCAGAACTAGTCTACAGAGGTAGAAATCTGACCAGTGACTGCCTGGGGCCAGGATTGTGGCATGAGATTGACTGCACCCAGCACAAAGCAACTTGATTGGGAGAGGGTTGGAGTGGTGTTCTgtgggtatatgtatatatacattggCTAGACGTCATCAACACCCCCCCACCACAAAGTgagttaattttattatatatatatggtatgcCTTAATAAAGTTCAGCAGAAGAGTATGAAATGCCACAGTAGTAATCCATTGTGGGGGTGGGATGCAAGTAATAGGGTTAGCAGATGCTCTAAACAAGTTACCCACAGAGACCTGGAATAATCACCTCAGATTTACCTTTTCATAACACTGCTCTCAGGATGGTTTTGGGTAAATGTAAATATGGAATGAATGTTAATTGGTCTTTGCTGCAGCAAGTGAAAGTGTCCCTGTTATCAGCATTGTTTATTATAAGCCCACTTATAATATTGGTGAGAGGTCAGACCCTCCGGAAGGATGTGACAGGGCACATGCCCCAGAGGACTACATGCCAAGCCCAGAGCAGATCAGGCAAGGAGCGGAAGGAGGAAGCTTCTTGAGTCTGAAGTGGCCGTCCCCATCACCCTTTTTTTCAGGCGTGCCCATTGGCATGAGAGGGCACAGAGCCATACCCGAGATGCTGCCAGATGTCTTTATGCGGTGGCTGTGGCCTGTTTGATTCTGGGTAAAACTGAGTAGACAGAAGTTGGCAACCAGTTCTAGTCTTCAGTCTTGTCAACTCTGAACCCAGGATGCCTTAATGAGTCTGTGATTATGCAGTGTGCTGGGTGTTTAAGTAATTATGCATATGAATTCCATTctcataaagttttatttttttttctcagttaagCCTTCAGGTACAAGATGTTACGTTGACGGATCAGAAGAAATTGGAAATGACTTTAAACTGAAATGTGAACCAAAAGAAGGTTCACTTCCTTTACGATATGAATGGCAAAAATTGTCCAACTCACAGAAACTGCCCACCTCATGGTTAGCAGGTACTGCAGATTATATAATTTGTACCATGTGTGTTGATTTAGACTGAAATCTggtaaggtgtgtgtgtgtgtgtgtgtatgtatgtatatatttttaattcacaaaTACCTTTTCTATACAGAACAGTTAGGATTCTTTGGGAATTATTCACTGTCTTGTAATGACAACTTGGTGTCGTGTGAATGACGAGGCTTTTTTGATTTCGCCATTTAGGATATTATAATTGGTTTCTTTggcacatattttttaattgatgatAATAGTGATGGAAAATGTTCATGATACTAAATTGAACATTGGCTAATTATAACAAGAGTTGGATCTTGAGTGTTTTGCCTAGATTTAGTTTGAAATTTACCCATGGTATGTCAGTAAAACATAACCTCAAAAAACACCTGTGTAACTTTATCTAAAAAGCTACAAATTGTTCAGTCTGATCACTCATGTGTTCTTACAATTGACCTGTTATTCAAACTGATTGTCATGTTCCACCCTGCCCACACTGGTCTGCAGTAGGATTTCTCtccacttttgtttttcttttcaagctAAGAGACCATACTATATGACCCCTTCTGACTTTCTTTGTATGCTACTTCCATCTGGGCAATGAAATAGGTTTTGCAAATCCTGCTGCAGTGAAGAGCCTTTGTGGGATGGAATATTTCTTTCAATTAGTTTGGGTCTGCTTTAGCTGAGACTCCCTGTGCCTGGCTTAGGCAGTGATGGTTACTTTCTTCTTGGTACAAGTGAACTGGAGGCATGGTTTGTATTCTGGAGACATACATGTTTCTCCCTGGCAGTTTGTTTGCACCCAGCTTCAGTATGTCTTGCTTTTACCTGCATTGTCAAACTTAGTAGGGTTTGGCTTTACTAAAAACTCAGCAGTTCAGTACTGTAAAAAGGGTTTTGCTTTTGCCCCACCCTCCGACCCCCTTTCTTCCCATAGAAATGACTTCACCTGTTATATCTGTAAAAAATGCCACTACTGAATACTCTGGGACATATAGCTGTACAGTCACAAACAGAGTGGGTTCTGATCAGTGCCTACTACGCCTGGATGTTGTGCCTCGtaagtattttctttctgtttccataATCTTTACACAGCTTCCTCTGGTTCAAtcaataaatgtgtattattGAGAGCAAGGGGATACTAACTTTGAGTAAAGCACTGTGTGGCTTGGTTATTAACTTTTCTGAGTCatggaaaggggaaaaatactatattttattaattaaaacttCTATTATTTTAGCAACATTTGGAAAATAAGTGTCAAATTAACTCTTGTACCATATTTAGCCATTGTTAAGCACAGCTATTTAGAACATTCTTATATGCCAACCAGTATAGttgtaaatattaaaatcttttcatttagTGTTATCATTTTTATGCTTGAAATAGAATGTGCAGTTCAGAAGAAAGTTCTTTTAGTGAGTTTAACCCTTGACCAAAAAAAGCTAATTAATTTGTCTCTTACAGTTAATAAACGCAATGAAATCAATCAGTGTGtttgtttccttatcttaaatatgaccagattttttttttttactattacttattttcttattaatatcTTATTCTAGCTTCTAATAGAGCTGGAACAATCGCAGGAGCTATTATAGGAACTTTACTTGCTCTAGTACTCATTGGTTTTATCGTCTTCTGCTGTCATAAAAAgcgcagagaagaaaaatatgaaaaggaagtTCACCATGATATCAGGTAATTAAGTGACATAAGTTGACTGATGTATACTGAATTAATTATGTCTTCTAAAGCCTTAGTTCTGCTAACCATCTGAAGCACTTACCCCTCTGAGGATTAGATAAAACCTGTAGTTCGTCCTctcaatacattttattttattttatgttttatttttttgagagggcatctctcatatttattgatcaaatggttgttaacaacaataaaattctgtataggggggtcaatgctcaatgaacaatcattaatccatctcaagcctaattctcgtcagtctccaatcttctgaagcataacgaacaagttcttacatggtgaacgaattcttacatagtgaataagttcttacatggtgaacagtgcaagggcagtcatcacagaaactttcagttttgatcacgcattataaactataagcaatcaggtcaaatatgaatattcgtttgatttttatacttgatttatatgtggatcccacatttctccctttattattattattatttttatttttaataaaatgctgaagtggtaggtagatgcgagataaagttagaaaacatagtttagtgttgtaagagagcaattgtagatgatcaggtgtgtgcctgtagactatgtgctaatccgagctagacaagggcaataaaacatccacggatgtagaagctttctctcaacacagggggggtaaggttctaagtttcaccactgttgttccccgatttctcacctgatggcccccctgcgactgtgcctgttttaggttgttcctcccttgaggaatcttacccgtctctgcctaaccagtcatcttccagggccatacagggaaatgtaaagttggttaagtgagagagaagccatattgtttgaaaaggttagctttttacttctttgcagattcatgccctgtggcttctatgcccagcacttgtctcgaggtatctttaccacctggaggaattatgatactcggtaaattcgatatgaggcacgaattctatttaagggttgtaatctCTCAATACATTTGAaagcttttattttcaatttcaagtGTTCAGATCCAGCCACCCTCTTTTGtgtcctgcctccccaccccaccccagtttTGGACCCTTTGTTAAGAACCACTGCAGCATGCTTATCTCAAGGTTGTCTGCTTTCTCTTAATGAAGTGCAGGCAAGAAGTTTTCAAAAAATGGAGCAAATGTTGACGTTATGGGAAAAAAAACTGACTATCATTAGTAACATGGGTAGTTTAGAGAACTATTGGTAatgtgattttattattttttttaaatattctaaaccAGTAGATCTTAACTGGAAGTGCACACTGGGTTTCAGAACTTTTGAAAACATCAGACTTAAATAGCACCTAGGAAATTGACATTTGGGATCATTTGGGGTGGGGTCTGGgcacttgtattttattttttaaatgtactagaGGTAGCTCAGATGTATATTCCTTGTCTGTGCTTGGTGTGAAAGTTCTTGTGCCTAAATTCTTAGCTTTTGCAGCCTTAATCTGCTACGTTTCCAGCTAAGGTCATAGATAGATTTCATaacaaaaaggattttttttctttttttgggaagCAAAATATATCTGTAGGTATTAGTGCTTTATCAACTATAAAGTGTTAATGACTCCTATATTATCTTGAATAATATTATGAATAATAGTATGAATGAACAtactaaaacatgaaaatatttgaggTTCTGTATTAGATATTGTAGAATAATAAATTTTTGTAAAAACCACATTTCATTATGTGTGAAGACACATAGTCTGTAAATGATAAATTTGGGACAAATACACAGTTCATGACATTGTGCCATATTGTGCTGCTTTCTTTATCACACAAACTTTTATATACTTAATGCTTAAATAAAGGGTCTTCTCACCCCTACCCATGATTCATAGGTTACATAATTAAAGGCTTCTTAGAAACTTGTTCTTTGATTTTGAATTGACATCTTTGCATTTTAGGGAAGATGTGCCTCCTCCAAAGAGCCGTACATCCACTGCCAGAAGCTACATTGGCAGCAATCACTCATCCCTGGGATCCCTGTCCCCTTCCAACATGGATGGATATTCCAAGACTCAGTACAACCAAGTACCAAGCGAAGACTTTGAACGCGCCCCCCAGAGTCCAACTGTCCCGCCTGCTAAGGTAGCTGCCCCAAACCTCAGTAGGATGGGAGCGGTGCCTGTGATGATTCCGGCACAAAGCAAGGATGGGTCTATAGTATAGAGTCGTCTGTCTGTGTTCTGCACACTTCtcttaaatatgaaaacatgttCTGTTCTAAATTTTGCTACCAGCCTCAAAATAATATCAGAAAGAAGGTAACTAGAAACtgtaccaactatacttcaaaaagtATCGTTTGGTTATATTGAAATAGTAAAGGTATTAAAGTTACTCAAGACAAATTCACCATCTGAAAAAGATTTCCTTGAAGAGGTTGATTTGATAGGTTTGAGAGGTTTCTAAATACCAACACTTAGTTGAGATGTAGCACTTTGTATATGAagttacaggtgaagaaactggtGAACTTTCATGCACACCAAGTTGATACTTGAATCATCTGAAAGTAGTACCTTAAAATTTCTGCCATTATTTTTAGGTTGctttttcaattaatttatgaccTAGCAGTCTCCCCCAAATGGGTAAAGAAACATTCATGGAAAAAATACTTACATATATTaatgtttgttctttttatagtttctttgaAAACTCTTATGTTTTGGAATCTCTAATACAGAAAACACTACATACAGTGTTCTGGAAAACTTTAGTTTTGCTTCTGAGTCATTCATAAACCTTGTCTGTGAAATGAGTTCTTAACTGTTTAACTGATAGACTGTTACAGGCAACAGGGACATATAAGTTCTTTTATATGCTAAAAAAAGGAGCATCTCTCTTACTCACTTAGAAAACTTGCTGTCGGCTACATATAGTGATATCACCAGTGGGGCAGCCATGAGTATGGATTTTGTTGCTGAGTGCTCTGACCCCGCACCTGTGGTAGTCTTCAGAACAGTGAGAAGCCACATCGAGAACATGGTATTCTGCAGTTCTCAGCTAAACAGTGGCCCTCTACTTAAGGTGGTATTTttctaataagaaaaattataactAATTTATTATTTGATTAATTACAGTTGAAATTCCCTAATTACCAGTTCTAAATTTTTTCCTTCTGGttcagtggttttgttttttgttttttttggatgGTGTTGCATATATGTTCTGGAAACATGTAATCCTAAAGTTACCGTCCTGAGTGCGGGTTCCTGGAGGCTATGTTCTTTACAGACTCTGCatgaggaaatacattttaagCTAGTAAGTGTCCTCCATCAGTTCTGTACCTCAGACCTGGGAGGATGTGCCGTTGCTGTTGTATGGCCAGCATGTCTTTGTGTAGTTACAGAAAAATCAAGCTGAGATTTGAAGAGTTTGAGTATTAGTTTTGTGAAAgtgatttattctttaaaaaaaaaaaagaaagaaagaaatgaagggaatAGGAGTACTTCTAACTGCCAAATGTGTTAAATGCTGTCTAGTAGAAGAAAGTGACTTTTATTGTATTTCCCTTAAGATTGTGAGGGAGTGTGGCTATAGTAGAAAGAGCCGACAGTTTCTTTATAGTAAATAAGGTCTACAATAAATTATTACTCTAGCTCTAAAACCTTTTCCCTAGATTTTAGTAGGGAGCTGGTTTCTGTTAATCTCTTTGGGTGCTGTGGTGGTTAATGCTACATTATAAATTAATGTTGGCATGAATTTATGATTAGGAAGAGTATTGTGTATACTTTTTAATAGTAAATTTAAGGTGAATATCTGTGTAATGGATTATCTATGTAATGTAGTTACACCTAATTTGGAAGCATTTTTTATATAGGTTTTTAACCTTACATAATACTGCTTTTATACTTGCATTAACATTTTCATCTGTGCCTTCTgggtaatttaatttttattatgaatttctCGTGCCTATGAGCTAGCTATCACCTAAAAGGTGCTTAGAGGTGAAGGTACTGTTCCTAAAACACATCACTGTGACACCTTTCTATCCTCACTTTGACTCTTGCCtcctcttctctgttctttttggATGCAATTTTGACTGACTGTGTtatacacaaaattttaaaatttcagaaccACCAATGCTCTTTGTTTATGATTTTACAGTGGTAGCTATTTTTGAATGCCAGATGTCTGGCCTATTTTATATGAGTAAAATTTATAAGATATTATAAGAATAAATAACAGATCAcaactttaataataaaataattttggttcTTTCTATTACCAACTTTCATACAATGACTTTGCTATCAGTCTAAGCAGAAATTACTATAAAAGGTGTACTAAGCTAGGCTTTGGCTATAAGTTAATCAGAACCACATCCAGAAGTGCTTTCCATTTAGACCTGAGATATGAGCTTGTGAAAAATCAGTTGTGTGACCTAAGAGACTACTGGGTGTAAGGTTAAAGATGGTACCTCCATTTACTGTCAGTGTAAATTTCAGTTGACCCAAAATTTATATAGTACTGACAACCTTCCAAATAAGTCTTACTGGTAAATTCAGTCAAACCAGAGATCAATGTTTGTTCTGGAATTACTCTTGGTAATCATCAAGCAAGCAGTTCAACCAAAAATAGTTATTCATTCATTGCCATTAGAAAGCCAGTCAGTCAAGGATCTCACTGCTGTCTTTGAAGCAAAACCTTTTCATTCAACTTTACACCTAAGAAACTTGACACCATCTCTTTGAGTCATACAGGATAACTTGAAAAGGAtgccattgaatctgtagttctGTGCTTTGAATGTTTTGTTTATAGGTGTTCTTTTTCTTGTCAGCAATCTTACCAATATTCCtgttagaaggaaaaaaagacaaatcttACTGATTACACTGAAAAATTTTTCCAGGCAAATAACTTCTTTAGATTTGTGCTATCTGCCATGAAGTTGTTATAAAGAAAACACAGCCTGACTGTTTCTTAGGGGGAGGGAGGTTAGTTGAAGAAACACAATTAGATTAGGGATTTGGAGAAATAtctgatttttattaaaaagatcatttttaAGATTGAGTTCTGGAAATTTGTAGCAAATAAAGGGGCAAGTAAACATTTTGATTAGTTACAAGGAAAACTCATTGCATGAAGTTGGATATCAAATTCTTTAATGTATTGATTGCTTCTTAAAATAACTGTTCTGTCTTTTTGTATGCATGTGGCATGCAAATTTGAAGTTATGTGAatgtttaaagtttttttctaatCTCTTCATTTCCACAGTGTTAATAGGGCTTTCAGATGCCTTTTTCCAGTGTGAACAGAAAAGTCCATATTTTATGTAGTTAATACTTTGATGTGTCATGTTAGAAGTAGTTTGTAGAAAGAGTTGGCACAATTTAACTTCAGTAGCTTGTGAcatcattatatattatatatatgtacatatatctttATAATATGTCTGTGTTTACTAGTATAAATGTTCTGGGCaagttttaatatttcaaatgccTTTggatattcttacaataaaggcAACATGTTCTGCAGTTGGATTTTTTACTCATTGCCTATTTTGACACTAAAATGGTCCATAACTGAGCATAAATTCTACTTATAAAAGTCATAGAAGCAGAGAAGAATAATGCATTTGTGAATGGTGGTTCTGTTTACCTTGTAGATTATAACACCGGCAAGCAATTTTCTTCATGTGGCTTCTCACTGTCAGTTAAGGTCAAGTTTACAAAATACCCTGTTTTGTAATTTAAGAAGGTGTTGAGTATCAGTTGGGTTTGGTTTTGGTCATAATACTAAAAGCTCCCATCAAGGAAGAGTTCTGTGTTTTCTGCTAACTTAGTTAATGATGCAAGTGTTAAAAGAACCACAATTCATTGATTCACTTATTCTTGTCCCAACTGAACTTTTGTATTAAATACACTTATActactgagaaaaaatattttgacactTCACATACAAGTAGATAATTGATAGTAtcagtttcaaaaataattttatttttaaggtttctAGCTTAAGTATCCAATGTTGCAGATTTTGAAATTTGTAAgaacaaaatttgtttttaaaaacaacaacttgCTCTAGTTTTGTGACCTGTgtacttttgaaataaaatcaagaaagcaGTTTTCTGCCTCATGGTGTGGCTTCattgtgccttttaaaaaatgttggttTTATAAAACTTCAATATGCTGTCACTCAgggtttcctttcttcctccctctttgCATCCTTTATTAAACAGAAGATCTTAACTGCACATGTCAATGAAAACATGTCAAATATAGACACATATTTCCCACTCCTGTGCCTTTATATGACAGTAtctaataatattataatatttgaGGTTGAAGCATTCAAAGCTCTGTGATGGTTTCACAGTATACAGTATAAACTCAAAGGAATAcatgtgtatgttttaaatacatacacatcTAGTTAACAGTTTAAAGCTGTtttcactgattttaaaaattggtttcagAAAAAAACAGTATGGGGTAGTAATGCTCCTGTAAGAAGACATCTTGTGGAGTATTTTGTTTATACTAGGGTTTCTCAACCCCTGCACTTTTTTAACATTTGGGCTGAATAATCCTTTGCTGAGGGGAACCATCCTGTGCATGGTAGGattttagcagcatccctggtcttTCCCCACTAGATACCAGTAGCACTCTTCTTCTTTCCTGTAGATGTGACAAATCAACAGTGCCTCCAAACATTGCCCCATATCCACTCACGTAGGGGTAGATTGTCCCCAGTTGAGAACCAATGGTTTGTATTGTGAAATTTGCTATTTACGGATTAAAAGAAGAGCATAGGCATTGGAGTCAGATATGTCTTAGTACCACTTACTACTAGATGCTTTGTTTGGCTTCAGTTTCCTAGtggtaaaaatgcaaataaaaatacctaTGTCATAGGGGATGTTGGGTTTTAATGAGAGAATTGATAGCATAGtgaaaattttttgcatttgtgcCTGGTTGCTGGGATGCTGATAGTGATAAAcagattttcaaagaatcaaGATTACAATAAAATACAGTAGGTGAAACTACTGAGTATAATTTAATGCCTTCAATTCAACCCATATTTTAACCTTTGCAGCTGTAAGAGCTGTATCATATTTCTGGTTAATGCCAAATATCTTGCCAAATAGCAAAACTGATGAAACAGATAAAATTGAGTATGAAATAAtttgttattaaataaaaatggtctAATTTTAAGCCTAAGGCAtagtaaaatttaatttctaaatgcAATAAAGGCAACAGTGAGAAAAGATCAGGAAGCCAGTCCTATGAATTCagctcagttttccttttttccttggtGATATTTCTGAAGTATAAATTAAAGGTGATATGTTGTTTGGTtacttaaatgttttttcttaatttgataactattcataggaaaaaaatgtcCTAAGTTCATTGCAGAAAAAGACGGATTTGTGGAGTTAATGAAGAACCAAGGAATAAATTTCAGGACAAGGTCCTTGATCAATTTGCTTCTCATTTCACTGCTGAGCTGTGAAATTTCTAATGGAGAATGAGAGAGGTGGGAAAAGATACAGGAAACTACAGAGGTAAAACCTGATGTCAATCCCCAGCCAAGTACCAGACACTACTGGGGTCTGGGTTCTCCCTAAGGCCTTGTCCCCAAGTCCTAGTGGATTTGtcatcttaaaatataaataggatTGTGTTAAAAACCAGATCATCTTAATGTGGTATAGAAGGTCTCTCCTGGTCCATTCCATTTCTgtgtggtttattttctcaacaccTCTGTGTGCTCCTTGATGTGATAGCCTCCTTGATAGCTAGGGGCTCATGCTTTCACACCTTTGTGAGCAGGCTGTTGCCTCAACCAGAGAGGCACTGTGTGCCCTGCAAGTGAAAGTCCAAACACTGTCTCTTTTGAGTCATTTTCCCTGATTCGCACCCCTGCCCCTCACATGCAATATTAGGGGTGCGTCTGGGCCCTCCACATTGTGTGTACAGGTCTTTTATGGCATAAAACTTTTGTGTTCTAGTTGTCCCTTCACAAGTTTGAAGCCGGATTGCCCCTCTTTCTCCTCAGTGCCTAACTGACTTGCAtattgctcagtaaatgttgaatgaGTTTTCAGAAAGGAAACTATGGTACTAAGGTTGGTTGTGTCTTACATATGTG
The DNA window shown above is from Manis javanica isolate MJ-LG chromosome 3, MJ_LKY, whole genome shotgun sequence and carries:
- the CXADR gene encoding coxsackievirus and adenovirus receptor isoform X1; this translates as MAFLLRFVLLCGVVDFTNSLSITTPEQMIEKAKGATAYLPCKFMLGPEDQGPLDIEWLLSPADNQKVDQVIILYSGDKIYDDYYPDLKGRVHFTSTDLKSGDASINVTNLQLSDIGTYQCKVKKAPGVGNKKIQLTVLVKPSGTRCYVDGSEEIGNDFKLKCEPKEGSLPLRYEWQKLSNSQKLPTSWLAEMTSPVISVKNATTEYSGTYSCTVTNRVGSDQCLLRLDVVPPSNRAGTIAGAIIGTLLALVLIGFIVFCCHKKRREEKYEKEVHHDIREDVPPPKSRTSTARSYIGSNHSSLGSLSPSNMDGYSKTQYNQVPSEDFERAPQSPTVPPAKFIAEKDGFVELMKNQGINFRTRSLINLLLISLLSCEISNGE
- the CXADR gene encoding coxsackievirus and adenovirus receptor isoform X4, coding for MAFLLRFVLLCGVVDFTNSLSITTPEQMIEKAKGATAYLPCKFMLGPEDQGPLDIEWLLSPADNQKVDQVIILYSGDKIYDDYYPDLKGRVHFTSTDLKSGDASINVTNLQLSDIGTYQCKVKKAPGVGNKKIQLTVLVKPSGTRCYVDGSEEIGNDFKLKCEPKEGSLPLRYEWQKLSNSQKLPTSWLAEMTSPVISVKNATTEYSGTYSCTVTNRVGSDQCLLRLDVVPPSNRAGTIAGAIIGTLLALVLIGFIVFCCHKKRREEKYEKEVHHDIREDVPPPKSRTSTARSYIGSNHSSLGSLSPSNMDGYSKTQYNQVPSEDFERAPQSPTVPPAKLKYIYKTDGITVV
- the CXADR gene encoding coxsackievirus and adenovirus receptor isoform X3, producing MAFLLRFVLLCGVVDFTNSLSITTPEQMIEKAKGATAYLPCKFMLGPEDQGPLDIEWLLSPADNQKVDQVIILYSGDKIYDDYYPDLKGRVHFTSTDLKSGDASINVTNLQLSDIGTYQCKVKKAPGVGNKKIQLTVLVKPSGTRCYVDGSEEIGNDFKLKCEPKEGSLPLRYEWQKLSNSQKLPTSWLAEMTSPVISVKNATTEYSGTYSCTVTNRVGSDQCLLRLDVVPPSNRAGTIAGAIIGTLLALVLIGFIVFCCHKKRREEKYEKEVHHDIREDVPPPKSRTSTARSYIGSNHSSLGSLSPSNMDGYSKTQYNQVPSEDFERAPQSPTVPPAKEKNVLSSLQKKTDLWS
- the CXADR gene encoding coxsackievirus and adenovirus receptor isoform X2, which produces MAFLLRFVLLCGVVDFTNSLSITTPEQMIEKAKGATAYLPCKFMLGPEDQGPLDIEWLLSPADNQKVDQVIILYSGDKIYDDYYPDLKGRVHFTSTDLKSGDASINVTNLQLSDIGTYQCKVKKAPGVGNKKIQLTVLVKPSGTRCYVDGSEEIGNDFKLKCEPKEGSLPLRYEWQKLSNSQKLPTSWLAEMTSPVISVKNATTEYSGTYSCTVTNRVGSDQCLLRLDVVPPSNRAGTIAGAIIGTLLALVLIGFIVFCCHKKRREEKYEKEVHHDIREDVPPPKSRTSTARSYIGSNHSSLGSLSPSNMDGYSKTQYNQVPSEDFERAPQSPTVPPAKVAAPNLSRMGAVPVMIPAQSKDGSIV